The Methylomusa anaerophila genome has a segment encoding these proteins:
- a CDS encoding DMT family transporter, whose product MDKWRIWLLLIICNLFWAGNYVFGKYVIAEMTPLWITFSRWSLALLLLLPIARYMEKTAGSTVKKDWLLLLGMGVLGVIGYNLVLYSALEYTTATNAALVSALNPGVIVMFSVVLLRERVSSLQTLGFIASLSGALIVLTHGDFTRVLQAQFNLGDLLMLAAVLIWTLYSLIGRKLSTPPITATAVSAGIAVLLMAPFAAAQGIDTGKIGPLAVTGIFYMVIFPSVGSFVFWNISVRAVGASKVGVFLNLIPVFTAIISGLLGETITGAQVLGGLLVFCGVYLTTGMLERGLGPGKL is encoded by the coding sequence ATGGACAAATGGCGGATCTGGCTGTTGTTGATAATATGCAATCTGTTCTGGGCCGGGAATTATGTGTTTGGCAAGTATGTAATTGCCGAGATGACTCCCCTTTGGATCACATTCTCACGGTGGTCGTTAGCGTTATTGCTCTTGTTGCCCATTGCCCGCTATATGGAAAAAACCGCAGGGAGTACGGTGAAAAAGGATTGGCTTTTACTGTTAGGCATGGGTGTTTTAGGGGTTATAGGCTACAACCTGGTTCTTTATTCGGCCCTGGAGTACACAACGGCAACAAATGCTGCCCTGGTAAGTGCGCTAAATCCCGGAGTTATTGTCATGTTTTCCGTAGTTTTATTACGAGAGCGGGTTTCCAGCTTGCAAACACTGGGCTTTATTGCCTCACTCAGCGGCGCTTTAATCGTTTTAACCCATGGTGATTTTACACGAGTGTTGCAAGCACAATTTAATCTGGGCGACCTGCTGATGCTGGCCGCGGTCCTGATATGGACATTGTATTCACTAATAGGAAGGAAATTATCTACTCCTCCCATTACCGCCACAGCAGTATCAGCAGGGATCGCGGTGCTTTTGATGGCGCCCTTCGCCGCCGCCCAGGGAATCGACACCGGGAAAATCGGACCGTTAGCCGTTACCGGAATTTTCTATATGGTAATATTCCCTTCGGTAGGTTCCTTTGTTTTCTGGAATATTTCGGTACGGGCGGTCGGCGCCAGCAAGGTCGGTGTCTTTTTGAATTTAATACCTGTGTTCACCGCGATTATCAGCGGACTATTAGGCGAAACGATCACCGGAGCGCAAGTATTGGGAGGGCTGCTGGTATTTTGCGGCGTATATCTGACCACAGGCATGCTGGAAAGAGGCTTGGGACCCGGTAAGCTATGA
- a CDS encoding two-partner secretion domain-containing protein codes for MQRSWRRTWERCKDKGCNLQGAMSQKGNNSMKTLAKGLLPPVMAISLTLAAVTSVYANPAGGTVTVGKGAISENGQTMTITQKTNKLGINWQTFGINAGETVNFLQPSASAIALNRVVGNDASVIYGALSANGKVFLINPNGILFACGSQVNVGGLVASTLNISDSDFKAGKFDDFSGSGGSVVNHGNIMTTTGGYVALLGRKVSNRGIITAKQGTVALAAGKEVTLDFAGDKLLSLAVNRSAFHALADNRHLIRADGGQVIMAASAADALAGTVINNTGTIQAKSINNVNGVIRLEGGTNGTVANSGVLDASVRDAGSPGGTITVRGDNIHIAGAANIKAAGDLVLRAGTGGTGAAASTVTIDPGAAVSGKNVAIYYNPVSYTDAATKSDGSGNSYSDKVTGSLTAYMLVNDVNQLQAMNTNLAGYYGLSRDVDASATASWNDGAGFAPVGPAWNSPFTGKFDGGGHTITGLTINRPSTDDVGLFGYAQNATISNVGLVNETITGRTDIGGLVGSNYGYNGTSSITNCYSTGTVTGTYVVGGLVGVNFASAGTASITNCYSTSSVEGEMNLGGLAGDNYATAGTASITNSYSTGTVTGTYAAVGGLVGINHTQNDNSNNNNSTASIANCYSTSRVYGDKDVGGLVGDNFAGYDAGWWENNYDTASTANITNSYSTGTVTGNYEVGGLVGLNETYSHYSYDTTNNSTASVTNSYSTGAVSGGYFIGGLTGHITSDGGTVTITNTYWDNQTSGQSIGVGSGGSSGVTGLTTAQMKQKNSYAGWDFTNTWNITSGYPFLRWQQ; via the coding sequence ATGCAACGATCATGGCGACGCACCTGGGAGCGCTGCAAGGACAAGGGTTGCAACCTGCAGGGCGCGATGTCGCAAAAAGGGAATAATTCCATGAAAACACTGGCCAAAGGCCTGTTGCCGCCGGTCATGGCAATCAGCCTGACGCTGGCCGCCGTGACCAGTGTCTATGCCAATCCTGCCGGCGGAACAGTTACCGTCGGTAAGGGAGCCATTAGTGAAAACGGCCAAACCATGACCATTACCCAAAAGACTAATAAGCTGGGTATCAACTGGCAGACTTTCGGTATTAATGCCGGTGAAACAGTAAACTTCCTGCAGCCAAGCGCCAGCGCCATTGCCCTCAACAGAGTGGTCGGCAATGACGCTTCCGTTATCTACGGCGCTCTCAGCGCCAACGGCAAGGTATTTCTCATCAATCCCAACGGGATACTCTTTGCGTGTGGCTCTCAGGTCAATGTCGGCGGCTTGGTGGCATCGACATTGAATATATCTGACAGTGACTTTAAGGCGGGAAAATTTGATGATTTCAGCGGCAGCGGCGGTTCGGTAGTCAACCATGGCAACATTATGACAACCACAGGCGGCTATGTGGCGCTCCTTGGCCGGAAGGTTTCCAACCGGGGAATTATCACGGCCAAACAGGGTACGGTGGCCTTGGCGGCAGGCAAAGAGGTAACCCTTGATTTCGCCGGCGACAAGCTTCTGTCCCTGGCAGTAAACCGGTCGGCGTTTCACGCTTTGGCGGACAACAGGCACCTGATCCGGGCCGACGGCGGCCAGGTCATCATGGCTGCCAGCGCAGCCGATGCTTTGGCTGGTACGGTCATCAATAACACTGGCACCATCCAGGCCAAAAGCATCAACAATGTGAACGGCGTTATCCGTCTGGAGGGCGGCACCAACGGCACAGTGGCCAACAGCGGCGTATTGGACGCCAGCGTGCGGGACGCCGGTTCACCGGGCGGCACAATTACGGTCCGGGGAGACAATATCCACATCGCCGGCGCCGCCAATATCAAAGCGGCGGGCGACCTTGTCCTAAGGGCGGGAACAGGCGGGACCGGGGCTGCAGCCAGCACGGTAACCATCGACCCTGGCGCAGCCGTTAGCGGCAAGAATGTGGCGATATACTATAACCCGGTAAGTTACACCGATGCCGCTACCAAGTCCGACGGCAGTGGCAACTCGTACTCAGATAAAGTTACCGGCAGCCTGACGGCCTATATGCTGGTGAATGATGTCAACCAGTTGCAGGCGATGAATACTAATTTAGCCGGCTATTACGGGCTGAGCAGGGATGTGGATGCCAGCGCGACGGCGAGCTGGAATGATGGAGCCGGGTTTGCGCCGGTGGGCCCAGCCTGGAATTCGCCATTTACCGGCAAGTTTGACGGCGGTGGTCATACCATTACGGGATTGACGATCAACCGGCCTTCAACGGATGATGTCGGTTTGTTCGGCTACGCTCAAAACGCAACGATTAGCAATGTTGGCCTTGTGAATGAAACGATTACCGGCAGAACTGACATCGGTGGCCTGGTGGGGTCGAATTATGGTTATAATGGTACGTCCAGCATCACAAATTGTTACAGCACTGGCACGGTTACTGGCACCTATGTAGTCGGTGGCCTGGTGGGTGTGAACTTTGCTAGTGCCGGAACGGCCAGTATCACAAATTGTTACAGCACTAGCTCTGTGGAAGGTGAAATGAATCTCGGCGGCTTAGCGGGGGACAACTATGCCACTGCGGGAACGGCCAGTATCACAAATTCTTACAGCACTGGCACGGTTACTGGTACCTATGCAGCAGTCGGTGGACTGGTGGGAATTAACCATACTCAAAATGATAATAGCAATAATAATAATAGTACGGCCAGTATCGCAAATTGTTATAGCACTAGCAGGGTTTATGGCGACAAAGATGTCGGCGGTCTGGTGGGAGATAACTTTGCTGGTTATGACGCCGGCTGGTGGGAGAATAACTATGATACTGCGAGTACGGCCAATATCACGAATTCTTACAGTACTGGGACGGTTACCGGTAACTATGAAGTCGGTGGTCTGGTTGGGCTTAACGAAACTTATAGTCACTATAGTTACGACACTACTAATAATAGCACAGCCAGTGTCACAAACTCTTATAGTACTGGCGCGGTTTCTGGCGGATATTTCATCGGCGGCCTGACGGGGCATATTACTAGCGACGGCGGTACAGTCACCATCACCAATACCTATTGGGATAATCAAACATCAGGCCAATCAATCGGCGTTGGCTCCGGCGGCAGTTCGGGCGTTACCGGCCTGACGACGGCCCAAATGAAGCAAAAAAACAGCTATGCCGGCTGGGACTTTACTAACACCTGGAATATCACTTCCGGCTACCCTTTCCTTCGGTGGCAACAGTAG
- a CDS encoding ShlB/FhaC/HecB family hemolysin secretion/activation protein — MLSKKRRNGKLCLSLAVALIFGAASSVSGFDKPDAGKTAGSLEERKIFERSQSDVNIEIEQQGKSVSPSTQGPRVKVAGVHITGQTIFSEDRLRAVVQDTLGRELTLSQLEDLAARIAEYLHEQGYIVAYAYIPAQDIKDGVVEIAVEIGQYGDLDIRNHSQLADSAVDRLLSSIKSGDYIKSDSLERALLLLNDTSGVNVQATLAPGKTSGTADLIVEINDTAKTTGQISIDNYGIRFTGQIRGSISLTANNPSGLGDAVNIREITAGRGLNDTTWNYLLPVGGQGLRLGLGYAQLHYALREDFADLNASGESKTTGIYVTYPLVRSRNYNLYSRIGYEHKKLEDRIDALASITDKRAQVWAFGLSGDSRDKWGGGGINSFALTFAAGSLTIDSSEAQAIDSITAQTAGSYSKANISFSRMQYLNSRLTFYLGLTGQFADKNLDSSEKLCLGGVNGVRAYPQSEASGDQGYLVNGELRWNLPTPAFQLAAFIDSGQITINKKPWPDAGVNSRHLTGAGLGLIFSKAEDYSIRLDYAWKLTSDPATADTDKSGRFWLQGVKNI; from the coding sequence ATGCTTTCAAAAAAACGGCGCAACGGCAAACTTTGTCTGAGTCTTGCCGTTGCGTTAATATTTGGCGCCGCCTCATCGGTTTCTGGCTTTGATAAACCGGATGCCGGCAAAACCGCCGGCAGTCTGGAAGAACGCAAAATATTCGAAAGAAGCCAATCTGACGTCAACATTGAAATCGAACAGCAAGGAAAAAGTGTCTCGCCGTCAACCCAGGGGCCAAGAGTAAAAGTAGCCGGCGTTCATATTACCGGGCAAACAATTTTCAGTGAGGACCGGCTGCGGGCCGTGGTACAGGATACCCTGGGCCGGGAACTTACCTTGTCCCAATTGGAAGACCTGGCGGCACGTATTGCCGAATACCTGCACGAACAAGGCTACATCGTGGCCTACGCCTATATTCCGGCGCAAGACATCAAGGACGGTGTTGTAGAGATAGCGGTCGAAATCGGACAGTATGGCGATCTCGACATACGCAACCATTCCCAACTTGCTGATTCTGCCGTCGACAGATTGCTCAGCAGTATAAAAAGCGGCGACTACATTAAAAGCGACAGCCTGGAGCGGGCGCTGCTATTGTTAAATGACACCAGCGGTGTTAACGTCCAGGCAACCCTGGCCCCGGGCAAGACATCCGGCACTGCTGACCTCATTGTAGAAATTAACGATACGGCAAAGACTACCGGTCAAATATCCATCGACAACTACGGCATCCGTTTTACCGGTCAGATTCGCGGCAGCATCAGCCTAACTGCCAATAATCCCAGCGGTCTGGGTGATGCGGTCAACATCCGGGAAATTACCGCCGGACGCGGCCTGAATGATACAACCTGGAATTATCTGTTGCCCGTAGGCGGACAGGGCCTCCGCCTCGGCCTGGGTTATGCCCAGCTGCATTATGCCCTGAGGGAAGACTTTGCCGACCTAAATGCCAGCGGCGAATCCAAAACAACCGGCATTTACGTCACCTATCCCCTTGTCCGTAGCCGTAACTACAACCTCTATAGCCGTATCGGCTATGAACACAAGAAGTTGGAAGACCGCATCGATGCCCTTGCCAGTATTACCGACAAAAGGGCTCAGGTTTGGGCTTTCGGTCTTAGCGGCGATAGCCGGGACAAGTGGGGCGGCGGGGGAATAAACAGTTTTGCCCTGACTTTTGCCGCCGGCAGTCTGACTATCGACAGCAGCGAGGCCCAAGCTATCGACAGCATCACCGCTCAAACCGCCGGTTCCTACAGCAAAGCCAATATCAGTTTTAGCCGCATGCAATACCTCAATTCCCGCCTCACCTTCTATCTGGGGCTTACCGGGCAATTTGCCGATAAAAACCTGGACTCCTCGGAAAAGCTTTGTCTTGGCGGCGTTAACGGCGTAAGAGCCTACCCCCAGAGCGAAGCATCCGGTGACCAGGGATACCTGGTTAACGGTGAACTGCGCTGGAACCTGCCGACACCGGCCTTCCAACTGGCTGCTTTCATTGACAGCGGCCAAATAACCATCAACAAAAAGCCCTGGCCGGACGCCGGTGTTAACAGCCGGCATCTTACCGGCGCCGGGCTGGGACTCATTTTTAGCAAAGCAGAGGATTACAGTATCCGGCTGGACTACGCCTGGAAGCTAACTTCCGATCCAGCAACTGCCGACACCGACAAAAGCGGTCGTTTTTGGCTGCAAGGCGTAAAAAATATATAA
- a CDS encoding TetR/AcrR family transcriptional regulator has product MRKRIMLAAAEEMRIKSIKFTMADLARCLGVSKRLLYEYFTSKEELIGAIIDQCLQEIHEQHEKILHDQSISYPERLKKMLTPQQNILPVEGQIADDIRRYLPAEWDKFDRLMDEKWGGIEKFLQEGIENGHLRPISLPIIKKMLSGAHKEIIDYRFLVHHNISLLQALTYTADVLMYGILADRTADNCPPE; this is encoded by the coding sequence ATGCGCAAACGAATTATGTTGGCTGCGGCTGAGGAGATGCGGATAAAAAGTATTAAGTTTACCATGGCTGATTTAGCTAGGTGCCTGGGAGTCAGCAAACGTTTATTGTATGAGTATTTTACATCGAAAGAAGAGCTTATCGGCGCTATAATTGATCAATGTCTGCAAGAGATCCACGAACAACACGAAAAGATATTGCATGACCAGAGCATTTCTTATCCGGAAAGACTGAAAAAAATGCTTACGCCCCAGCAAAATATTCTGCCGGTAGAGGGGCAAATCGCCGATGACATAAGACGTTATTTGCCGGCGGAGTGGGATAAGTTTGACCGGCTTATGGATGAAAAATGGGGGGGCATTGAGAAGTTTCTGCAGGAAGGAATAGAAAACGGTCATTTGCGTCCCATCAGTCTTCCTATCATTAAGAAAATGCTGAGCGGGGCTCACAAAGAGATTATCGATTACCGTTTCCTCGTCCACCATAACATTTCGTTGCTGCAAGCGCTTACCTATACGGCTGATGTGCTTATGTACGGCATACTTGCCGACCGTACAGCCGACAACTGCCCACCGGAGTGA
- a CDS encoding MFS transporter — protein MLAILFFVLLIAYADRVNASILIADESFLRDLGLQGKPVALGMIMTLFLLPYALANMLFSPLGDVFGPRKVMTVATAAWAPAMALGGLSPSVAVLFASRILLGLAEGVHWPMQSKYVGNWFEPEKRARANSLWLMGLILGPAFSMRFLVWLIQSAGWRASFFTLALINVIPVILLWFCTADAPSGIKRAGMGQAAATQPLSLSLRAYYKQIITDYRFWLVTFFSFCHASMWWGTIAWLPTYLKNTQGFSWGNTGTWASLPYFAGAIAAVLIGYFSDRLKRRGIFAVLSLLGSVAGILASLFSTSQFYAAFFITGSITSLAAGLPIIWTMLQGILPGQASGAGAGLMNGLANGGAAFAPVMVGLFINWLGNFKGGFMYLALMGLLGVAAMLPLLRESR, from the coding sequence TTGCTCGCTATTTTATTTTTTGTATTACTGATTGCTTATGCCGACAGAGTAAATGCCTCCATTCTAATCGCCGACGAGAGCTTCTTGCGGGATTTGGGCCTACAAGGCAAACCAGTCGCCTTGGGTATGATTATGACGTTATTTTTGCTGCCCTATGCCCTGGCCAATATGCTGTTCAGTCCTTTGGGAGATGTGTTTGGTCCCCGGAAAGTAATGACTGTGGCAACAGCGGCATGGGCTCCCGCCATGGCGTTGGGGGGGCTGAGTCCTTCCGTCGCTGTGCTGTTTGCATCACGGATTCTCCTGGGATTAGCCGAGGGGGTTCACTGGCCGATGCAAAGCAAATATGTGGGAAATTGGTTTGAACCGGAAAAACGGGCCAGGGCTAATTCACTGTGGTTGATGGGGCTTATTCTGGGGCCGGCCTTTTCCATGCGGTTTCTGGTTTGGCTGATCCAGTCGGCTGGCTGGCGGGCGAGTTTTTTTACTCTGGCTTTAATCAATGTAATCCCGGTAATCTTGTTATGGTTTTGTACAGCCGATGCCCCATCCGGGATAAAGAGAGCCGGCATGGGGCAGGCAGCGGCGACCCAACCATTATCTTTATCGTTGCGTGCTTACTATAAACAAATTATTACGGATTACCGCTTTTGGCTCGTTACCTTTTTCAGCTTTTGTCATGCTTCCATGTGGTGGGGGACTATTGCCTGGCTGCCTACTTATCTTAAAAATACTCAGGGGTTCTCCTGGGGTAATACCGGTACCTGGGCGTCACTGCCATACTTTGCCGGGGCAATAGCCGCAGTGTTGATCGGTTATTTTTCGGACCGGCTTAAGCGGCGGGGGATTTTTGCAGTATTGTCGCTGTTAGGGTCGGTAGCGGGAATTCTGGCAAGTCTTTTCAGTACCAGTCAGTTCTACGCAGCTTTCTTTATTACTGGCAGCATTACATCCCTTGCTGCCGGCCTGCCCATTATCTGGACAATGTTGCAGGGAATTCTTCCCGGTCAGGCGTCCGGAGCCGGGGCGGGGCTTATGAACGGATTAGCCAACGGCGGGGCGGCTTTTGCGCCGGTCATGGTTGGTCTGTTCATTAACTGGCTGGGCAATTTCAAAGGCGGTTTTATGTATCTGGCTTTGATGGGATTGCTGGGGGTTGCAGCCATGCTGCCCCTGCTGCGGGAAAGCCGGTGA
- the galU gene encoding UTP--glucose-1-phosphate uridylyltransferase GalU, producing the protein MSIKQTVIRKAIIPAAGLGTRFLPATKAQPKEMLPIVDKPAIQYIIEEAIQSGIKDILIITGRNKRAIEDHFDRAVELEVTLKEQGKYDLLGLVQELSRVTIHYVRQKEAKGLGHAVLCAKQFVGNEPFAVLLGDDIVDAQVPCLKQLMNVYNDCQGSILGVQEVPAANVSKYGIIKPVPVKENVWQAVDMVEKPAMEAAPSRLAVLGRYIIEPEIFALLEETPPGSGGEIQLTDALKRLASLKPVYAYNFEGRRYDVGDKQGYLEATMEFALKRPDLREKFLNYLVKKVGPVISKEIAATASVAEK; encoded by the coding sequence ATGTCAATCAAGCAAACGGTTATTCGCAAAGCGATCATTCCGGCGGCAGGCCTGGGAACGCGATTTTTGCCGGCTACCAAGGCGCAGCCTAAGGAAATGCTGCCAATAGTAGATAAACCGGCAATACAGTATATTATCGAAGAAGCTATTCAATCGGGGATCAAGGATATTCTGATTATTACCGGCCGCAATAAGCGGGCGATAGAGGATCATTTTGACCGGGCAGTGGAACTGGAAGTCACGCTCAAGGAACAGGGGAAATATGATCTTCTGGGCTTGGTTCAGGAATTATCCCGGGTGACGATTCACTATGTACGCCAAAAAGAGGCAAAAGGGCTGGGACATGCCGTTCTCTGCGCCAAGCAGTTTGTCGGCAATGAACCTTTTGCCGTTTTATTGGGTGATGATATTGTGGATGCGCAAGTTCCCTGCCTGAAACAATTGATGAATGTATATAACGACTGCCAGGGGTCAATTCTCGGGGTACAGGAAGTTCCCGCGGCCAATGTTTCCAAATATGGCATCATTAAGCCTGTCCCCGTAAAAGAAAATGTATGGCAGGCCGTGGATATGGTGGAAAAGCCTGCTATGGAAGCAGCCCCCTCGCGCTTGGCGGTGCTGGGACGTTATATAATTGAGCCGGAGATTTTTGCTCTGCTGGAGGAAACTCCTCCGGGCAGCGGCGGTGAGATTCAGTTGACTGACGCGCTTAAACGGCTGGCTTCTCTTAAACCTGTATATGCATATAATTTCGAGGGACGCCGTTATGACGTGGGCGATAAGCAGGGGTATCTGGAGGCGACGATGGAGTTTGCCCTGAAGCGTCCTGATCTCAGAGAAAAATTTCTTAATTATTTGGTTAAAAAAGTGGGCCCGGTTATTAGCAAGGAAATTGCGGCAACGGCTTCCGTTGCTGAAAAATAA